Proteins from one Pirellulales bacterium genomic window:
- a CDS encoding zinc metallopeptidase has protein sequence MFVGYDPLYMLLTVPAVLLAMWAQMRVKSAYHRASQLPAPVSGAVAARYVLDSAGLRDIGIEQVQGFMTDHYDPSHKVLRLSPEVYQGQTLASVGVAAHEAGHALQDAHQYAPMTIRNAAVPVANLGSNAAFIIFFVGFMFHLTTLVYVGIALFCGVVFFQVVNLPVEFNASTRAKQQLVGLNIINQQQLVEVNRVLNAAALTYVAGTLQAVMTLVYFLLRASGGSRD, from the coding sequence ATGTTCGTCGGTTACGATCCGCTTTACATGCTGCTAACGGTGCCCGCAGTTCTATTGGCCATGTGGGCGCAAATGCGAGTGAAGAGCGCCTATCATCGGGCATCGCAATTGCCTGCGCCAGTGAGCGGCGCCGTCGCGGCGCGGTACGTGCTCGATTCGGCTGGGCTGCGCGACATCGGCATCGAGCAGGTCCAGGGGTTCATGACCGATCATTACGACCCGAGTCACAAGGTGTTGCGACTGAGCCCCGAGGTGTACCAAGGGCAAACGCTGGCGTCGGTGGGCGTGGCAGCTCATGAGGCGGGCCATGCTTTGCAAGACGCGCACCAGTACGCACCGATGACGATTCGCAACGCGGCCGTGCCGGTGGCGAACCTGGGGAGCAACGCCGCGTTCATCATCTTTTTTGTGGGCTTCATGTTTCATCTGACCACGCTGGTCTATGTCGGAATCGCGCTGTTTTGCGGGGTGGTGTTCTTTCAAGTCGTCAACCTGCCGGTGGAATTCAACGCCAGCACCCGCGCCAAGCAGCAATTGGTGGGGCTGAACATCATCAACCAGCAGCAGTTAGTCGAAGTGAATCGCGTGCTGAACGCCGCCGCGCTGACCTATGTGGCGGGCACGTTGCAAGCGGTGATGACCTTGGTCTACTTCCTCCTCCGCGCCAGCGGTGGCAGCCGCGACTAA